A DNA window from Solanum lycopersicum chromosome 3, SLM_r2.1 contains the following coding sequences:
- the LOC101266308 gene encoding B3 domain-containing transcription factor VRN1-like: protein MANEFHGSSLRSSSPNNPKFIQIITSLDELHCLRIPVVFAQRHCENMLNPVFLEAPHGKPWEVEVENSQGQIWLAKGWSEFCDYYSIRVKSILIFTYNPRCHFVVAIYDQSKTEIEYPIDQDIESDEQEEDVLVAQANANVIDEDILILQSNANVIEEDIPILQSNANVIEDEEEDIPVNSPQTNANVIDQHKEVGEANSISEKVGPNNYSSRYSLVDLTGDNPFFEMVIKKSHATRMAIPLRFAQQTDIINMKNMRLVNEEGVEWKVKIEYTRSTVIIKKGWTAFRKDNKIANGETCRFRLIRGPIANVLQVQKISTPLCLQ, encoded by the exons ATGGCAAACGAGTTCCATGGATCTTCTTTAAGGAGCTCTTCTCCCAACAACCCTAAGTTTATCCAAATCATTACTTCATTAGATGAATTACACTGTCTG AGGATTCCAGTAGTATTTGCACAAAGACACTGCGAGAACATGTTAAACCCCGTGTTTCTTGAGGCTCCCCATGGAAAACCTTGGGAGGTTGAAGTGGAAAATTCTCAAGGCCAAATTTGGCTAGCCAAGGGATGGAGTGAATTTTGTGACTATTACTCAATAAGAGTCAAGAGCATATTAATTTTCACATACAACCCGCGTTGTCACTTTGTTGTCGCTATATATGATCAGAGTAAAACAGAAATTGAATATCCAATAGATCAAGATATTGAATCAGATGAACAAGAGGAAGATGTTCTAGTTGCCCAAGCTAATGCTAATGTAATCGATGAAGATATTCTAATTCTCCAATCTAATGCTAATGTAATCGAAGAAGATATTCCAATTCTCCAATCTAACGCTAATGTAATCGAGGATGAAGAGGAAGATATTCCAGTTAATAGCCCTCAAACTAATGCTAATGTAATTGATCAAC ATAAGGAGGTTGGAGAAGCTAATAGTATAAGTGAAAAAGTTGGTCCAAATAATTATAGTAGTCGATACAGTTTGGTGGACTTAACTGGTGACAATCCGTTTTTTGAAATGGTTATAAAAAAGTCACATGCTACTCGTATG GCTATCCCGTTGAGATTCGCCCAACAAACAGACATAATAAACATGAAGAATATGAGGTTGGTTAATGAAGAAGGAGTAGAATGGAAAGTGAAAATAGAGTATACTAGGAGTACGGTTATCATAAAAAAAGGATGGACTGCCTTTCgaaaagataacaaaatagcTAATGGTGAAACTTGTCGCTTCAGGTTGATTCGGGGCCCCATTGCAAATGTTTTGCAGGTTCAGAAGATCTCAACACCCCTTTGCTTGCAATAA
- the LOC101244162 gene encoding peroxidase 51 precursor, producing MGYLQVFITSFLSISCVSIFMPNLVDAQLKTNFYAQTCPNVESIVRNVVNQKFKQTFVTIPAVLRLFFHDCFVEGCDASVIIASTAGNTAEKDHPDNLSLAGDGFDTVIKAKAAVDAIPSCKNKVSCADILALATRDVIQLSGGPGYAVELGRLDGLTSKSTNVGGKLPKPTFNLDQLNTMFASHGLNQADMIALSAAHTVGFSHCDQFSNRIFNFNPKNPVDPSLNKTYAAQLEQMCPKNVDPRIAINMDPITPRAFDNVYFQNLQNGMGLFTSDQVLFTDQRSKGTVNLWASNSKVFETAFVNAMTKLGRVGVKTGKNGNIRIDCGAFN from the exons atgggttattTACAAGtttttattacatcatttttgtCAATTTCTTGTGTTAGTATTTTCATGCCAAACTTGGTAGATGCTCAACTCAAAACCAATTTTTATGCCCAAACTTGTCCTAATGTTGAATCCATTGTGCGTAATGTTGTTAACCAGAAATTCAAACAAACGTTTGTCACAATTCCGGCTGTTCTTCGTCTTTTCTTCCATGATTGCTTTGTTGAG GGTTGTGATGCATCGGTGATAATAGCATCAACGGCAGGGAACACAGCAGAAAAAGATCACCCAGATAATCTTTCATTGGCTGGAGATGGATTTGACACAGTTATCAAAGCAAAAGCCGCAGTTGATGCGATCCCAAGTTGTAAAAATAAAGTTTCTTGTGCTGATATTCTTGCCTTAGCCACTCGAGATGTTATTCAACTA TCCGGTGGACCGGGGTATGCAGTGGAATTGGGGAGATTAGATGgtttgacatcaaaatctacaaaTGTAGGGGGAAAGTTGCCTAAACCTACTTTCAATTTGGATCAACTCAATACAATGTTTGCCTCTCATGGTTTAAATCAGGCTGATATGATTGCCTTATCTG CGGCCCATACTGTTGGATTTTCTCACTGCGACCAATTCTCGAACCGAATTTTCAACTTTAACCCTAAAAACCCAGTGGATCCAAGTCTCAACAAGACGTATGCAGCCCAATTAGAACAAATGTGTCCGAAAAATGTGGACCCAAGAATAGCCATCAACATGGACCCAATAACACCTAGGGCTTTTGACAATGTGTATTTCCAAAACTTGCAAAACGGAATGGGCCTATTCACATCAGATCAAGTTTTGTTCACAGACCAAAGGTCTAAAGGTACTGTTAATTTGTGGGCCAGTAATTCTAAAGTTTTTGAAACCGCATTTGTTAATGCGATGACTAAATTGGGCCGAGTTGGTGTGAAGACGGGTAAGAATGGAAATATTCGTATAGACTGTGGAGCATTTAattaa